TAAAGTCAAGAAAATGGCAGAGAGTGGAAGAAATGGGGAGAGAAGAAGCGAGGgtaaaggaagaggaggaggtggcggACCTCCTCAGGAGCCCCACGACCCGGCTCTCAGCCTCTCCCCAGGCGCTGGAACCAAGAGGCATGTCCCTCGAGGGATTGTGATCCAGCTGACTGGGACGGAGGGAGAATGGGACAGTCTGGATGACAGCGAGCTCATCTTCTCCCTCGACCACGACGACGACTACCCCTCTATATCTCTCTCCAAGGAGAGGCATCTTTCTGTTGGGGATGACAGAAAGTTGCAGTCCCAGTCGTTCCACGTCCCTCTTTCCCCCTCGTCCCCTGGCTCTCTGGGCAACTGCTCCGCCGGCGGCACCAGCTTCCTCTCCCCGGGCCCTTCTTCACCAACCCGTAGACCCCTTTCAAGCCTGGTCAAGTCTCTTTCCACGGAGCTGGAGTTCAAAGAAGGCTCTACCCTAAGACCCAAGCCCCTTCTCAGCCTCGTGAAGTCCATCTCCACGGAGCTCTCCCGCTCAGAACCCGAGGTGTCGCAATCGAAATCGGACTCCCGCCTCAACCTCCACCTGTGGAAGCAGCTCACCCAACCGAAAAACCGCAGCAATGGCGACTCTCGCACCGCGCCGCCTTCTCCCAGCTCGCACTCCCCTTGCGGAGAGGGTCTGAGAGGGAGCTTCTTCAAAATGGAGTTAGAGGACACCAAGAGGAAGCTCTCGGAGGCTGTGCACGAGCCTCTGAGCAGCATGTTCAGTAAGATCATGAGAGAGGAGAGCGCGGGAAGCCCCAAGAACCAGTGTAAGAGCCAGGGGGCTCACCAGGTCAGCTCCAGAGGTTTGGGGCGTGAAGGTAGCACGGACACAGTTTTCTCAGAGTCTCCTGTGAGAAACACCAGAAAAGCAGACGCTGATGTTTCGCCTGTGTTTGACTGGCCTTCTGTTAGACATCCTGGGGGAAGCCGGCGTGGCCCCTGCCCCGTGCATCACCACAGACAACATCACAGGGACGAGGAGCTGGAAATATGTACAGATGGTGACGTGATGCAAGTATTAGCTGTGGATACTCACGGGCAGGCGAGGACATCGCCTACCCTCGCAGCACCCCTGGTTCGGACTGCTCCCCTTCCACAACCCCCTCATCCTCTGCCACGCATGAGTTTGTTCTGCGTGGCCGTGCTGTCCTATGGCTATTTCATCCTACCTCTCAGTCCATACTTCTCTGGCCTGGCTCTGGGATTAGCACTGGGCTTCTTGCTCGGACTGTTGCTCATTAGGATCGGTTCCCCCAGGTCTCGCTGCTCAGCTCCTCCACACAGACAAGCACAGACTCTGTTGGGGGAGGAGATTCTGACAGGTGGCACCATCAGCTCTGAGCCTGACACCCTCAAGGTAAATCTGGTGAATCGTTAAGGAGGAAAGTGTCACATTTTTGTTCTCACCTTATTTTCAGCCACAGCAGTCGCACATTTCTCAACATGTCTTCCATAAATAATACCTGGGCACTTATAAGCCGATtggactgttgtcaggccattaaataggtgttatcagtcgctataagcaccattaaatgtgggtcaataggggcctactacacccactagtaggtttgaTCATCTATTCGCAtgatagatcaccgaaagaaggtagaAAAGAgcatgacagcgacctctagcgaccgtagtaattatgaaaggagcagaagtggaagtcaggcgctgtagtgtAGACAGCGTGAAATCCATATGGGGTGGAGACCAGGGCGTGGTCAGGGACGAAGGATGCAACACAAAACACCgtgttttcacccaggaggcggGAGTTTGCATCCCATGTAAAACCAACAATAGGTAGTTGTGTTTGGGTTCAAAAGtgtattttaagccaaaacacgatATTTTCCCTTAAacttaagtgtttttgttgcctaatcctaaaaagttgtagttttgttcacAGGCGCAGTTTGCTGACGCTTGCATCACATTCTGTTTGGAGGGTGTAATATGTAGGCTACACTCATCccaatacattagacctctctgtgttgtacatattacattctctctagatttttttttgtgaacccccGAACGgaaagttcaaactgcgcctatATGATtctgttgccttaacctaaagaaacctttttgtttgtgtttaaaacataacgtttcatgcagttttatgtATTAGAATAtattgcttttaagtttcgctttcactttcacaacgtagtaggcccctacttacctacatctatggtgcttatagcgacggattacgcctatttaatggcctgataaccaCTGAATCGGGTGCAGCGGGAATCATCAGGCATTGAATTTAATTTCTTTGTTCCACCCAACCCTTGTCTGTTAAAGCAATAGttggcattttgggaaatacctTTATTACCAAGAattagacgagaagattgataaccactctcatgtctgtccgTTCAGTATGAAGCTACGGCCAATTAGCtcagcttagcacaaagactgggagCAGGGGGTAACACCTAGAAACTTAGGTTTCTTTAAAATGCATGTTTACTCCAAATACAGTAACAAGAGTACTTCTAAATTGTTTTCACCCGTGCTAATTTGTTCTGAAAGAACGGTGTCAAGTCGGGGACCTCTGCTGACTGTTTCCTTCACAGAGTATCTGAAAGTGGAACGCAACTACATAAGATGCCCAGAATGCAATTAGTAATAAAAACCTACCAGAGTCGCAGTGGTAATTACTATTCTCCTCTTGGCTGAGCTTGTCACGGGGCAACTGGAGAGGACAGCTTCCACCCAGGCACTGTCAGCTCTAGTGGCAATTAGTTGGGGTTACAGGTAGGAGGGAGCTGTAATTTGTCAGGTGGTGATGGTTGGAAATGAGGGGTTTACTGTCTCAGTGTTGAGATGATTCCCTTGTTTGATCATTAGCAGTTTGGTTTCAGTCTGTTGAAATGTGAAAGTCAGAGCCACAAGGTTTGTGAGGTGTCTGGTAATCAATCAGATGACAGACAGAGAACAGTCATGGTGTTTGATTGCGGGCACAATCCCGAGACGAGGCCAGAGGCTGACACCActataaatgaaaaacaaataaaatttcagtatgaataaatacattgcTTACTAGTTAATTGGAGCATTAATAGGGAGCACTGAGCTCTTAAAGGGGATCGTATGACAGCATTCAGCTCACATGCAGCCATCCTAAtgaacattttttcagactgagCTGAGTTTTATCCTAAAGCttcttcatttttcttttttatttcacaggATTTAAAAGCCagcaatttttttaaatccattccgtatccgtcaatcaaaacaaaccgcagGTGGCCACAGCGAGCAAATCCAaattattctttgatttttgggttgctgggaaaaaaattaatgcctgataatgactgatatgtttgacttcaggacatttcAGACTACTGCTGAAAATCaaaatgttttactgtatcaatttagatatggTTCACCCTTtccctaaccccaaccctgaATTTAACCCTAACATTTACCCTCTAAAGTCTCTGATTGGTAGAGTTTGTTGACAATAGCATGAAGCCAGAAATGACGCGTTGCCTGGGAGGCCAAATCCAGGgcacaaaaaacaatattttggtTGTTATATTCCTTGTCTATCCTCTAGTACTAACATTATTATGGATGACTAATCCTCTTAGCCCTCAGCTCGCAGACTCACCTTCTGTACTGCATTTGTTCCACAGCTAATTTTTCCATGTTAAAAATAACTTATGTGGGAATCCACAGAGGAGAATTTATCATGTTTGATATTTCGGACCCACACAAAAGACACATTTAtaatcacatttacatttaagcTGATTACAGACATCATGACGTGATTCCACTTCATTTTGTGCATGGTTTTGATTGAAATTAACACCTACTTTCTGCCTTTTCAGGGCTGGATGAATGAGATACTCAACTATGACCCAGAAACCTACCACCCATCTCTGACTCACTCCGTGTTCGCTGCCCTGGAGGGCTCCTGTCTCCGTCTTGACTCCCCCCGTAACAACATTGGCCGCAGGGCAACGTGCGACGAGAGGGTCCACGAGGCCGCCTTCGTCAAGTCGCGCTCCTTTCAGCTTGCAAAGAGCAAAGTATGATGAAGTTATGGGAATATTTGTTCTGTACCTGAGGCTGATGTAATTTTTTAAATGGGATGTACAAAAGGAAAGTGAAGGCCTGATATATTTTGGTATTCTGGTTTTGTTCTGATACTGTATGTAAGGCAGAACTGCAGTAAACTTAGTCCAACTTTATGTAACATTCACTATCCAGTTattatattttgattaattaatgcatGGATGTTGGAATGCCtgagagaaaataaacaaagatgGAGAAAAGAAATAGATCAACTCTTAATAATTCATAAATGGAACATCTGACTGCATTTAACGGTTGTCTTTTGCTTTGACACTGTTCCCCAAAGGTATTCCTGCTGCCATCTGTGTTGGCTCGAAAGAGGATGTGGAACCCAAAGTATCCCATCTGCATCCAACTGGCCGCGGAAGCGAACTCCCAGGAGGACAAGGGAGGAAGGTCGGAGGAGAGTCGTGGAGAGGAGCCGGGAGCCGAACCGTCAAGTCCACAACAAAGTTCCTCCAAACACGTCCGTGACCTTCCCACCACTCTTTACCTCTTCGGCCGCAcgggaagagagaaagaagagtgGTTTCGTCACTTCCTGTTTGCGTCCgtggacacagagagagaaaaggagagggacagacagaagCCTGGCAGATGTGTGTCCAGACCGGGTACGACAAAAACGTTAATAATGCATTAGGGAAGAGAGGGCTTCCAGATAAAGGCATCTATAGAAattctatatgtgtgtgtggattatgGATTACATGCTCCAATTCTTTGCATTTCAAAGCCGATCCCTTTCGAGGGAACACACAGATTTCACAGTTGTTTGGTGACATGAAAGGGCAAAGggatcagaaaaaaacatgcctTTTATTATCTAATGCAAATCTGTCTTTTGGTCCatcacacttcctgtttacatcgcCTCACTCTTGTTTAATGCATTAGTTAGGAACAGGTCTTGGTTTAGTGATTTTAtgggaatagtttgacattctcggaaatgtattatatattgaGAGATAAGATAACAACAAGCTCTGATGGTAAATTTTGTATACTGTCAATTTACACAcggtgggcaacctctgggtctgaaaagtgaagccaatgcggaagtgccttaaacttgcattatttctaatagccagcagggggcgactcctctggttgcaaaaagaggtctgattgtatagaagtctatgagaaaatgagcctacttctcacttgatttattatctcagtaaacattgcgaacatgagtttatggtctcaatcgctagtttcaagtcttctttaattcagcatgatgttcatttagtacattatggtcccatttagagtcaaatagaccataaaacagggtTTGCTTTAGGGCGCGGCTAACTTggggattgacaggtcgctaccaccgCGTTGTCCGGTTTGTGTGTTGTcaatgtttttgtctttcaactttaaccctttcagtgtgtttttcagtccatcaaagttaattgtaacattttggttgcctaaaaattcagcgttcggttgtacttagctccaccctctcgtgtcacttgtggttgcaaaaatcCTAGATGGCGATGGGCAAAAAGGCTGAATTTGAGCCTTCAAAACGGCaggccacaaaccaatgggtgacgtcacggtgtctgacaggtcgctaccacggcattgtctggtctgggtgctgtccgtgttttcatcttgagttgtgtgttttcagttcatggaagttaataaTAACCTTTTCGGTCACctgaaaacgtcttattcagagtttggttgtacttagcttcaccctgttgtgtcatttctggttgcaaaaaaccaagatgacaacaaCCAAATGCCGAACTTTAatcttcaaaaccgtagtccacaaaccaatgagtgacgtcacggtgactacatacTCACCACGCTGTGGCTCTCAATTTCTCTTTATTAACAGAAATAATGTTTTCATCCAAAACTCAGCACTTCCTGAGGTTTTCATATTAAAAGCCTAGCTATGAAAGGAAGGCTGCAAGActtttaaagtgaaaatgaaagctTCATTCATAGTAGCTTAACATTGGTAGGTGAAAAAGGGCAAAGTGGAATATCTGACGTGATTCTTGCTGTATTGATGGAATTAATTACTTTTTCTGTGAATGATCATTACAACCGTATATGTATTGATTTCCAAATGCTGCCTGTATTCTCCCAGGTGACCCAGCATTGGCGCAGGGCGCTACCACCCAAGCTAATGTCCCAAGCAGCAGAGGCCCCAGCAGAGTCGGCAGCAGTGACGACGACGCCTCTTTCACACCTCCGGTCCCCTGCATACCTGCAGCTCCTATCAGTCAGACCTCCAGTAGCACCAGGGGCCTCACTCTGCTGGACTACCCGGGCTACATGGCTCGTCTCCTGGCCACAGAGGAGCTGACCCCCCTCTCCAGTCCTGGAGCCAGCAGCACAGAGATGAGCCCCACCATCAAAAGAAATGTAAGGCACGTTTGCAGATGCAATTAAGAGAAGCAAATTAAGTGAGGCTGTAGGGATATTCCAGAGCCGGACACTTTACATGTTATATTGCATGTGCAGTGAGTAGCACTGTGGCATTTCCAGCATTTAAGAAATTGTTCTactcttcttcctgttttttttaaaaatatacttTATTGCAGGAATGCAGGAGTTAACATTAATTTACATTTGCCTATATATGATGTTGTTCAGACTTATATCATTCCTACAatgtttatataatttattttatagtgAATAAGTCAAATTGATTGTAAATTAGAAAAAATATAGGAATAATGACAATAttaacaagaataaaaacaaggaaaaaattaaagatgacaaaaaaaatgaaaaaacaaaaccaaaaaataaaaataaataaaaaaaaatatatattcttttttaaagTTGGCTGGTATGATGGTGTGCATACAtgtacatacaaacatacaaatatatatacatacacctGTACATACGTAGGAGAAAAAAACTCTTTACGGCTAAGTCCTTCATTATTGTTTAATTATGATCCTCTTATTTAATCCATTTATTCCACCActgtaaataaacacaataattaCTTCCTATTTTTAGCTCTAAATTATACTAAACCTgtctttttttacagtgtacctGTGATCTAACAGAGCAGCCTGGGACGAGCGAGACTGCGTGGGCCAACGCTCTAATTGGTCGAATCTTCTGGGACTTCCTGCGAGAGAAGCACTGGGCCGACATGGTTTCCCACAAGATCCAGAAGAAGCTGAGCAAAATCAGAGTGCGAGCAGTTTTGTATAAAGTTACTGTGTTAATTTAAAGTCACAGAAATGATTACTTCTAAGTGTGATGCATTTTAAAACTATCATATTATGTATTCTTTACAGCTGCCTTATTTTATGAATGAGCTGACTCTCACTGAGTTGGATATGGGCTGCTCTATGCCGCAAATCACCGCTACCTCCCGACCAGAGGTCAACCACAGAGGTTAGTACAGGCTGGAGGGCAAACACTGCCAAAAAAACATCtaatatgcaaacacacatatgcAAGAGATGAGTGAGGAGATGACCTGTTGCTGATGTGATTACAGCTGAGTACTGCAGAGCATCAGATCAGACGCTGTTATCCTGTTGTAATCTCACGGAGCAGGAGAGCCATTACGCCACGGCCCTCAACATTTAGAGCATATTggcttgtgtgtatgtgtgtgtgtgtgtgtgtgtgtgttttaaaatcagGCAATCTGGCAGACAACACTCCAAATGACGAAGGGAAAGTGTGTCAGCATGCCTCTACGTGTGCGACCACATCGTTTTTTTCAGTTTCTCCACTCCAATTCGCTGTTACACAACCGCCCGTCAACAAATTATCTGGTTTTCAGCCCCTAAAGGGGATTTAAAATCCATCCTAATTTGTTATAAATTTAATTTCAAGGCTTGATAATCACTGTAAAAGCTGTTTAATCTGCCCActaagcagtgtgtgtgtatgtccaGATTGAGCTGTGTGTCTTGATTTCGGTAGTCTGGTGTTGACCTCCTCccgctgccccccccccccccctgcaggCCTGTGGGTGGAGCTGCAGCTGGTCTACACTGGTGCCCTGCAGATGACCCTGCAGACAAAGTTCAACCTGTCCAAGCTGGGTAAAGAGGGCGGTCAGGATGCAGACTGTATGGCTGAAACCGGTAGCCCGCGGTCAGTACTATGATgcagcacacatacacaaatacaacaTACCTGTCCTagcattttgtgtgtttcccAATTATTCTAAACCTTCTTTTGTTTATAAAATAATGTGAATGAGATATTGTCATTTGTgctagtagtagcagcagccaGTAGCAGGCTTTAAGTTATGCTGTGTTCCATTTGAACTGGGAAGACGGAATTTCCGAGTTAGAAATTTCAATTGGAACGCCCCATAAAGTCGGATTTCCGATTCGGAAAGTCGGACGAACCTCACCAACCCCGACCTCAAAATCGAGATGGCTGCTCCGCGtatcaacagtaaaaaaaaactatagtaATATACTGTTTGTTAGCACCTCTGTCTTATTTGTGCCTCATTAAATCAGTCGCACACACAGTACTGTCCAACTTCTATCTGTGGACATGTCGCTATGGTGTTTGCATGTGCAAAATACCAAAGTAATGTGTTGTTATCAACTGTTTTCTAACCTGGCTGGAGGAAACTCTATTATGTTTTCCAACTTGTTGTACTGAAATGCAGTCAACTCGGGTGCGACATCATTCCCGACCCCGAGTTCCGATTTCCGAGGTAAAATGGAACGCAGCGTTTAGACCTTCACTGCCTGATGTCATCACCAGGAATATTTTCTCAGGCTTTAGAAAGCTCCCTCCGAAAACTAAGGGTGACATCATACAGCTGTTTTTACAGGCTAAGTGGTACTCCTTGTGATGAGTAAGCTGCACTTTATGTGTAAAATatgtggagtgcccctttaaaaaaaatcaatacctcAGTGTTTCTATCATCTTAAGGTGTATTTCATCATATTAACCCAGGCCAAGTAGCAGGAGTGATAGCCCACATAACATTAAACCCTGTATTTTCATTCGTATTAtagcacacacacctacactccTCTCTTTCTATCCTTTTATCCCTCTAGTCCTTGATCTACAGAGCAGAGCTCCACATTACATTGATTAGCGTAGGCCTGCCTGTCATAGACCTGCAGTGGTGGGGATTACAACCCAGGCAAAGCTTTACATTAGCTGTTTGTGACGCATCTGAAGCTACACAGAGATAGAAAAATTGTATTTGTTACTGTAATCTCTTTAAGCCACTGAGACACAGAAATTTGCAAGATTTGTTCTTATACGTGCATCTGTCCATAAGTCTGTCTGCGTcgttaaatttcactttcactttaatgCCAAAAATTATGAAAATTCTGTAGTATTGATGCTTCACATGCATACCATCATTTTGTTATCCATCCGCCCGTTCCTAACTTGTCTGCCCGTGCATCCTCCCAGCTGCAGGCCCATCTTCAGCGTGTTGGCGGACAGTGATGAGGAGTCCTCCAGCGCTGGTTCGTCTGATGAGGAAGAGCTGCTTGTCTCTGAGCCCCAGGGTCCAGTGGGAGAGAAGGGATCAACGCCAGCTACTGACGGGTAAATGTGGATACATAAAGTAGTGTAGCGTCAAACACAAATACTGCCTATGtgtgtatattatatactgtacattacaaTACTAAATACTAATATGACTTTTTGCATTCAACGGCAAAAGATGTTCAAAGGTTGCGTTAATTAAAGAACATCACAAATGTATCATCAGCTGCTACTCTTGTGTGATACTTTACATAAACAGCTACTTAAAAAGGAAGAAACTCTGAGTAAGCAACACCTTTAAGTGTTGCTTCTACCCCTCTGTGTTGTGAATGCTCACTTTTCGAAAGCAGAAAATAAACCGCGCTGACATCACACTCCAGATGGCTCACGCTTTCCTTTTCATTTACATTTCTCATCTCTCTTCAAAGT
The genomic region above belongs to Sebastes fasciatus isolate fSebFas1 chromosome 20, fSebFas1.pri, whole genome shotgun sequence and contains:
- the tex2l gene encoding testis-expressed protein 2 codes for the protein MAESGRNGERRSEGKGRGGGGGPPQEPHDPALSLSPGAGTKRHVPRGIVIQLTGTEGEWDSLDDSELIFSLDHDDDYPSISLSKERHLSVGDDRKLQSQSFHVPLSPSSPGSLGNCSAGGTSFLSPGPSSPTRRPLSSLVKSLSTELEFKEGSTLRPKPLLSLVKSISTELSRSEPEVSQSKSDSRLNLHLWKQLTQPKNRSNGDSRTAPPSPSSHSPCGEGLRGSFFKMELEDTKRKLSEAVHEPLSSMFSKIMREESAGSPKNQCKSQGAHQVSSRGLGREGSTDTVFSESPVRNTRKADADVSPVFDWPSVRHPGGSRRGPCPVHHHRQHHRDEELEICTDGDVMQVLAVDTHGQARTSPTLAAPLVRTAPLPQPPHPLPRMSLFCVAVLSYGYFILPLSPYFSGLALGLALGFLLGLLLIRIGSPRSRCSAPPHRQAQTLLGEEILTGGTISSEPDTLKGWMNEILNYDPETYHPSLTHSVFAALEGSCLRLDSPRNNIGRRATCDERVHEAAFVKSRSFQLAKSKVFLLPSVLARKRMWNPKYPICIQLAAEANSQEDKGGRSEESRGEEPGAEPSSPQQSSSKHVRDLPTTLYLFGRTGREKEEWFRHFLFASVDTEREKERDRQKPGRCVSRPGDPALAQGATTQANVPSSRGPSRVGSSDDDASFTPPVPCIPAAPISQTSSSTRGLTLLDYPGYMARLLATEELTPLSSPGASSTEMSPTIKRNCTCDLTEQPGTSETAWANALIGRIFWDFLREKHWADMVSHKIQKKLSKIRLPYFMNELTLTELDMGCSMPQITATSRPEVNHRGLWVELQLVYTGALQMTLQTKFNLSKLGKEGGQDADCMAETGSPRCRPIFSVLADSDEESSSAGSSDEEELLVSEPQGPVGEKGSTPATDGPGGGKTGRKILRFVDKIAKSKYFQKATENEFIKKKFEEMSNTPLLLTVEVQELSGTLVVNIPPPPTDRIWYSFCVPPKLDLHVRPKLGEREVTFCHVTEWIEKKLQDEFQKVFVLPNMDDIYLPLMHSGLDGPRASEHLSSQSRRSQSSSTESIERIPTEISGAESD